The following are encoded together in the Hemicordylus capensis ecotype Gifberg chromosome 4, rHemCap1.1.pri, whole genome shotgun sequence genome:
- the STXBP3 gene encoding syntaxin-binding protein 3 isoform X3 translates to MNHRSPPDEPVACEDAPLQMILMSGGGLVEKGALSGSKLFKTSKVFTLDVPNAFYRCYSPNVESTSEPASTLEQIAEQIVTLCATLDENPGVRCKSNPLDNASKLAHLVEQKLENYYKIDQQSQAKSKTHSQLLIIDRGFDPVSTVLHELTFQAMAYDLLPIENDTYKYKPDGGNGKEREAVLEDDDDLWVKIRHKHIADVLAEIPKLMKEVSSKRKATDGKLSLSNLTQLMNKMPYFRKQISKQVVHLNIAEDCMNKFKNNIEKLCKVEQDLALGMDAEGQKVKDSMRVLLPVLLNKSHDNYDKIRAILLYIFSTNGTTQENLDKLIQNVQIENDSDMIKNWKYLGVPVVTTSTSQRKLSRRDRSSEETFQLSRWTPVIKDVMEDTIENKLDSKEWPYCSQCPAPWNGSGAVSARHKPKTSYLDDRKSGSKLIVFVIGGITYSEMRCAYEVSQAYKSCEVIIGSTHIVTPRRLLDDVKALTVTKSKDTFYFKNE, encoded by the exons ATGAATCACAG gtcgccaccagatgaaccggtggcatgCGAAGAtgcacctctccagatgatcttaatgagcggtgggggtCTTGttgagaaaggcgctctctcaggttcTAAGCTATTCAAGActtcaaag GTATTTACTCTTGATGTCCCCAATGCATTCTATCGCTGCTACAGTCCCAATGTGGAGAGTACAAGTGAGCCTGCATCAACACTGGAACAAATAGCTGAGCAAATAGTTACATTATGTGCCACTCTGGATGAAAATCCAGGTGTAAGATGCAAAAG CAATCCATTGGATAATGCCAGCAAACTAGCACACCTTGTTGAGCAAAAGCTTGAAAACTACTACAAAATTGATCAACAAAGTCAAGCAAAG agcaAAACCCACTCCCAGCTTCTAATAATTGATCGTGGTTTTGACCCTGTGTCAACTGTGCTCCATGAACTTACTTTTCAGGCAATGGCTTATGATCTGCTACCAATTGAAAATGATACATACAA ATATAAGCCAGATGGTGGAAATGGTAAAGAAAGGGAAGCTGTTCTAGAGGATGATGATGACCTCTGGGTGAAAATCCGACACAAGCATATTGCAGATGTTTTGGC AGAAATACCAAAACTTATGAAAGAAGTTTCTTCAAAAAGAAAGGCAACTGATGGGAAA CTGTCTTTAAGTAATCTTACTCAGCTCATGAACAAGATGCCCTATTTCCGCAAACAGATTTCTAAG CAAGTAGTACATCTTAATATTGCTGAAGATTGCATGAATAAGTTTAAGAACAATATAGAAAAGCTTTGTAAAGTTGAACAG GATTTGGCTCTTGGAATGGATGCCGAGGGACAGAAAGTTAAAGACTCCATGCGAGTCCTCCTTCCGGTGCTGCTCAATAAGAGCCATGATAACTATGACAAGATAAGAGCCATCCTTCTCTATATCTTCAGCACAAATG GAACTACACAAGAGAACCTGGACAAGCTGATCCAGAATGTACAAATAGAAAATGATAGCGACATGATAAAAAATTGGAAGTACCTTGGCGTACCTGTTGTCACCACA TCTACATCGCAACGTAAATTGTCAAGGAGGGATCGTTCTTCAGAAGAAACTTTTCAGCTTTCTAGATGGACGCCTGTCATTAAGGATGTTATGGAG GATACTATCGAAAATAAACTGGATTCAAAAGAGTGGCCTTATTGTTCCCAGTGCCCTGCACCCTGGAATGGTTCTGGAGCAGTGAG TGCTCGTCATAAACCCAAAACTAGTTATTTAGATGACCGGAAGAGTGGCTCAAAGCTGATTGTGTTTGTCATTGGTGGCATTACATATTCTGAGATGCGCTGCGCATATGAAGTTTCTCAAGCCTATAAGTCTTGTGAAGTTATTATTG